AGATATATATGGTACAAAATTTGTAGAAATTGTTATCATTGTTATACAAGTAAAAAGAGTTATTTTAAACTATTTCTTGTTATAACTACAAGCTAAGCTCTTCAATTTTATTACTCTATCCAAACAAAATATAAACCCAATTCGAAGTGTTTGATTCAGTTGTGTAGAATTGGACTGTAGGGTATTAACACTATTAACATgttatttgaaaatataaatgatgTCACCATTATTGATTTTGCATTGTAGACGGATGATGGAATAACAATTATTTTCCATAATGGAGGATAATTTGAGACCAATCAAGATAGAGATGTGGTTTATGTCAGAAACCACATTGATAACTTAGTTGGGAGAACATGATGGATGTTTTCTCAATAAGAAATTACTACAAGGTGCTAGAATATGACAATTTGAAGGAGTGTTGGTGGCTAGTTCTTGGATGGCTATTGAAGAGTGGATTGAGAGCACTCTCAAGTGACAATGAATTGCTGGAGATGTGCTTTCATGCAACGAATAATAATGAGATTGTGCATGTCTATCTTGAGCATGGAGTATCTGAACTTGAGGTTGAAGAGGTTCTAGAGTTGATTGAGATGACTCACATTCTAGAAGAACCTGAAATTGACTCCAACTCAAGTACCTCATGTATCCTAAATGCATCTCCTATATGAAACACTCACATTTATGTTGACCAGTCCACATCCAACCCCATATGGAGCCTATTCCACTTCTCCTGTCCAGCCCACAACTATATATCGAATCCAGCCCACAACTACACCTCCAGTCCAGCCTATACAATCACCTCCAACTCAGCCCACCTCTTCAGCTCTAGCCcatatcacctcttcaccaccaATTCAGACCACATCCAAACCCCGTGATAAGCACCTTACCAATCCAGCTTCTAAAGCAAAATCCAATCCTATTAAAAActccataccaaccaccaccattgTTAAGAATTCCACTCTAACTATAACTAAGAAATCTAAGTCAACTCCAAAAATAAGTGCTACCAAAAAAACCACTACATCACTACCTAGAAGAGTGACAAGATTAACTTCTAGATTTGCTCCGAAAGGGAAGAAGGCTGCTGGTAAGGTGGTTACAATGACACTCTCGAGTAGTGAGAGCAATGACTTCTATGAGAGTGCGGAAGATGAGCTTTATATTCCTGGACCTGAGATTTTTGAGAACTTGAGTGACTATGATTTTGATTTGAGGTGGCTACGGCAAGGATTAGGGAGTGTAAAAATAAGAAAGATAAGGAAAAATCCAAGTTATGCCTTGATGATTTATGTGATGAGGATGATGTCATTGTGCAGAATTCAGATGAAGACATTAATTTGGGTTATGTACTAGGGAAAGTAAGTGATGTCCAGAAATCATATGATGCATTTGATGCCTACCATGATGACTCTGATGGAAATGATTCATGGCATTCCGAGGAGATGAAGATCCTACCTAATTCTAATGAAGAATCTGAtgttgataatgatgatgatgcatTTCCCATGTTCATAGAGGGAGCTAGATTCGGGGAGTTGAAGTTGGAGGTTGGTATGAAGTTCAACACAAAACATGATTTTATTGAGACAGTAAGGGAGTTTACTATACAAGAGAAGaggcaaataaaattaaaaaagaacaaaaGTAACAAAGTTAGAGCAATTTACAAATACAAGATGGAGGGTCGTAGTTGGGTTGCTTATGCTTCCATTGATCATGAATAGACTTGTTAGCAGATTAAGACTTTTAATAATGACCATATTTGTGCTAGGAGGACTAAGAACATGGCAGCAAATAGGAAGTGGCTAGCCTTCGAATTggtgaaaaatattagaaaataccACAACATAAAGCATGGAGAGGCTTCTGATTACTTCAAACAAAAGTGTGATCTAGACTTGAATGAGTCTTCTCTAACTAGAGCACTCACCGATGCAAGAAACATTGTTTATGGGAATGTGGCAACATAATATACATTAGTTAGGGACTATGCATAAACTCTTCTCAAAAGTAACCCTGGTTGAAGATTGGAGTCATACCACAACTAGAAGGGGatccaatatttaaaaaaatatacatctGTCTTGATGGGTGCAAGAAGGGTTTCAAGGCTGGATGTTGCCTTTTGATAGAGTTAGATGGAGCATTCTTGATGTCGCCCTCTGATAGGGTTAGATGGAGAGGCttaaaagaaagaatgaagatacTTAGGCCTATCTAAACGAATGACTAAAGGAATCATGAACTAAGGCATACTTTAGCCATGGTCCAAACTGGATAACATATGTAATAATGCCTGCGAAGTGTTCAATGCAAGGACTAAGGAATATAGAGCCAAGCCTATAATTACCTTGCTGGAGGAGGTTCACATGTTCATGATGAGGACAATTATAAAAAACAAGGTTAAGCTACAACATCACATTGGCAAATTACCCCCTATATAGAAAAGCAGACTTGAGAAGATAAGAAAGGAGTCACAAAAATGGCGTCCAGTGTGGTGTGAATATTATGGTTATCAAAGGTTTGAGATTCATGATTATCCAACAACACATGGTTGTTGATTTAGGAAAGAAAATTTGCACATATAAATTATGGCAGATTACAGGTAACCTTTATTTAATTAACCATTTCCATACAATGTTATGCAAATCTAGTGTATTCTAATACCGATTCTAATATCCACTAAATTTTAGGCATTCCATATGTCCGTACATGTGCTGTCATTTTCAGATTGAATGGTAAACTTGAAGACTACTATCACTATTGGTTAACTATAGATTCTTATAGACAAACATATAAGCATACTCTGTATCCAATTTTCGGACAAGTCTTGTGGGAGAAGTCTCAATATAGTAAGCCTCAAGTTCCAAAAATTCGAAAAAAGTGGGGTccgttgaagaagaagagaaggaaggaTGCCGACAAAGAGCTTTCGGGGACCAAAAAAATCTAAGGTTGAAGCAAccaaattgaatataaaatacaaaaaattcacTTGTACTTACTATAGCACACAAGGCTACACCAAGAGAAGCTGCTCATACAAAAAGGCTGATGATGTTGCAGTTACTCTTACTGAAGCAGCAGCAACTGCTCTTGCTAAGAAAAAAGGTAAAGGATCTAATGTTGTTACAATTGATCAGGGTAGAGATAGTGCCTCTAATCAAGTGACTCCTTCGGAGACTCTTATTGATAGTGCTAAAAATGTTGTTACTAATGATGCTCCTAAAGATGTTGCCACTTCTTCAGAGATTGTGCTAACCCAACCACTTGACTCACAACTAGAAGATGGAGATAAAGTGATTTCACCCTAACTTAATTTCATTTGtagatttaaattatatttatgatTATATACTTGCTATAATTATGTCACTAACTTAATTATATTTGTGGCATGGTAAAATAGATGATCCCAATAGGGAGACCCAACAAACTGctaactaaaagaaaattttctcCGGCTTCAAGCTCAACAAGTCTTGATCTAATGTAGGAAGTAAGTTCTGGAACATCTTTAAGGATGATTGTATATATGAAATTTGTCCCCACATTCGAACTGAAACCACGGTTCAAGTCTCCTAAAAAGAAATGATGGATAATTAGATTAATAATATGCCTTAGTATTATGttgatttttccttttttttatgtgACTGGAGCTTGGTTATCTTATTTTGTGACTTGGTTATTAATGCATTTTTGGGTTGTGTTTTGTTCATACACTTGCTAAGTGTATGTTGTTTAGTTTGTTTTGATTGGTTTATGACAAACGACGCCCCTGGATATTGGCTATGCTAAGCATGActtattttaaacacatatatgtAGTGACAAGTTTAAAACTTATAAAAAGTTCTAGTAGACTTATTTGTTAAGAATTACATAACAGCTACAGTATCCTAATTATAAGAAAGATGCTTCAACAACATATTTGTTTTTATATTGACTTGTTTCATACTACTAATTTATACAAACAACTACATATTTCTTATCACATCttacccacatttattccataaacaataatcaaagacAAACAAACAAATCATCACACTTAAAAAATTTATCCACAGTTTCAAACACCTAATCTCAGATTCTATTGTGCTAACTATCCATGCTAAACTCATCTtctaattatcattattattagcaGGAATTTGTCTTCCCACTATACTGCCTTCTTCCTCACCATTTACTCACACAAAGAAACTACACCATATCCTCTCCGCTGTCTGCcatttcaacaacaacaaagaaacaaaatattaTAAGAATACCCAAGAGGAATTGCAGTCCAGTAACATATTGAAGAAGACAATATAGAATGGAAAAATTATACAGCAAAGAATCTATGTTCTCTCAAGATTCGCATATGTCCCAGACTACCAAAGCATAAAATACATTCCACAGCTGCACCAATCTGGAATCTTCCCCAATCTATCACGATTAGGATTTCTGACAGAGACGCCATGAGAATGCGACCTCGCAGAGATCGCAGAAGCTTGGCTACTTGAACCCATCATCTTCCCAACAAGATCGAAGATGGGGTTGCAATTTAGGGTTTTAAGCTTATTTTCGGGGgatttatttgggtcattttAACCTTTGCCACATCATGTATCCATCATCGTTCTATTATGGCAATTTGAAACTTAGGTGACAACACAGCTTGGTAACTTAACGTGTCACATCAGCACTCCTTTAACAGAGATCACTGCAGAGGCAAACGTGAGTCACGATTCAATATTTGGGGTCTCAATTGGGTAACTTAGAATTTCGAAATTGAAATTGAGATCGACGTGAAATTTCAGGGGCCAAAATGAGTTTTAActcatatatatagaaaaaaatattatttttaaataacaagtatgaaaattaattatttttatttgtgcaacataCTTAACAccaatcaaatataaaaatatacacattaaatatttttttaagttttaaataacgaaggttaaaattaattattaataaaaaattaaactcaaaattaattattaataaaaaattaaactctttcacataaaaataataacaaaaaagattattatttgatttttttatctatGGAGACTCTAATCTTCTTAGCTGATGGAGATTTTTGTCCTTTACGACTTTTTTGTAAATCTAGTTtgattctataaatttttttgtgtcatAATCTATAATATCAAGATAAAATTggcataattttaaaaatttatattcccgtaatattattatcgagcaaaaatattagtttatatataattttgacacaaataaaaaatatacaacaacaacaacaacaataaagccttgtcccactatgtggggtcggctacatgaatcaaacgacgccattgtgctctgtcatgtatcatgtctacaaagagaccatttacatgtagatcttgtttgaccacctcatggatggtcttcttaggtcttcctctgcctttagccctttgtccatcttccatctcatccaccctcttgactggatgttctatcggtcttcttctcacatgtccaaaccacctgagacgcgattcaaccatcttttccacaatgggtgctactccaactctctcccttatatcttcattctttattttatccaatcgcgtatgaccactcatccatctcaacatcttcatctctgccacacttagcttatgttcgtgctcccctttagccgcccaacactccgtaccatacagcatagctggtcttatagcggtgcgatagaatttacctttaagttttaaaggcacttttttgtcgcatataaaaccagatgcactccgccattttgaccaacctgcttggatcctatgatttacatcctattcaatctctccattatcctgtatgatgcacccaagatacttaaaagtTTTAACTTTttctaggatgttttctccaaacttcacctctatattgggattttcccttctcagactgaacttacattccatatattccgtcttgctacggcttatgcgcagaccatacacttctaaagcttatctccataactccaacttcttatttaggtcttccattgtctctcccataaggacgatatcatcggcaaaaagcatgcaccatggcacaggctcttggatgtgctctgtgagtatttccaggactaatgtgaaaaggtatgggcttaaggatgatccctggtgtaatcctataccaatagggaattcttccgtcacaccaccttgagtcttcacactagttgtggccccatcatacatgtctttaattgcccgaatatatgcgatccttactctcctcttttctaaaaccttccataagacctcatttggtaccctatcatacgctttttccaaatcaataaacaccatatgtaggtCCCTTTTactactacgatacctctccatcatccttcttaataggtatatcgcttcagtggtagatcttcctggcataaatccaaattgattctctgttacttgtgtctcttttctcaacctccattctatcaccctttcccataacttcatagtatgactcataagcttaattcctctatagtttccgcaactttgtatatcccccttattcttgtagataggtaccaaggtgctctttctccactcatcaggcatcttctttgaccttaaaatctcattaaaaagcttggttaaccagttgatgcctttttctccaagacctttccaaacctcaatcgggatattatcaatTCCTACTGTCCTGCCATTTTTTATCTGCTTtaaagcctcttttacctcgaagtctcgaatccttcgatagtagtcaaagttttgatcttcttcccttgtgcataatcgaccaaggctcggaagagtcttctgtccctcattaaataactcgtagaagtaactcttccacctttcattaatcttctcctcttgagccaacacctctccatccttatcctttatgcacttagcctgatccaaatctctcgttcttctttcccgactctttgcgattctatatatacctttttctcattctttcgtgcccaaagactggtagagaccctcatatgctcttgtttttgcttcacttacagccacttttgtctctttcttagccgccttatatttttcccaattatctgcattggggcataaagaccactctttaaagcattccctttttatttttatcttttcttgtatactcgcattccaccaccaggactccttgtctcttggtcctattcctttagattcaccaaaattttcttttgctgttcttctaataacttctgtcatctcttccgcgcttccattcccatcccactttgcctattctcctacccgtcttaggaagtttctttgttcctcacctttcatccgccaccacctcgtccttgggttcttcgtataatgtcttttcctcaacttttgcttaacgcgaaaatccatgacgagcaccctatgttgtgttgtcaaactctctcccggaatAATTTtgcagttaatgcaaaatttccgctcgactctcctcaacaagaagaagtcgatttgagagcttgtcatgccactcttataggttataaaatgttcgtctctctttttaaaatatgtatttgcgatgagaagatcaaaggttgaagaaaagtccaaaatagttttaccctcggcattgatcaccccgaaactatggcctccgtgaatactcccatatccagtcacttctctcccaacatggccatttaaatctcctcctaagaaaatcttatctcccaaaggtatgctttgaaccaaactctctagatcctcccaaaaccttatcttgtgttgttcgtccgaacccacttgcggtgcatatgcgctaatcacatggaaaccacctccctccaccacaagtttaatagagatgatccgatctcccaccctcttgacatccactacgtccttcttccactgcttatccacaattattccaaccccattcctattcttcacctttcctgtataccaaagtttgaaaccagaagtatctaactccctagcctttgcaccaacccattttgtttcttgtaggtacataatgttaatcttcctccttgtcatggtgtccaccacctccatggactttcctgttagagtgcctatgttccatgtccaaaatctcaaccttctgtcacttcgacctttaccttttactttgtgaactagcttatttaccctcgtccgttcacgaaaacgcgagaacccttactcatttaacactacatctgggcaccgatgcagcggctcttgctttgacaccgtactcgagccatacggcgcgttgcttccgggcaacgacctagctttagcgcaataatgtctttaatTCATGTCATGGgagttcggctatatttttatgttggttgccgaagacttaacacaaccctcctcctttatccgggcttggaaccggctatgtaccgcaagtgtaacataggcggagttacacaaataaaaaatatcatagacaaaattaaaatattataaatatttttaaaaaattacaaatattaataaaaatttatctttttctttaccAACGTGGTGAAACGATACACTTAAGTTTTGATCTATacgatttattattattatttttatttatttaataaaaaatgattcttTAAATTTTACTATAACCCTATATAACAGATCTAGATTTCAAAGCATACTTTCTCCCCTAAATAAAATTGTTAATTGCACCTTGAGGAATGGAAATTGGAAAGGGAAAGGATGTTGCATTTGGTAAATATGACACAGTACGTTTGGGGTCATAGTGTAAGAACAAAATATTTCACCAACAACAGTTAAAAAGATAAGATGGACCCCGCAAAActctcctttttatttattttttttatttttttaaaagatatgaccaaaaacaaaaaacagaaaaatagaaaattgaaaACCCTCGCTAAGCCCCTGTCTCTGGTTTCCGTACTCATCCGCCACACCCCTGTTCTAAAAACTGGACCGGATGGACAAATAAAAGAAGAGAGTTGACCCAACAATAAGATTTCCAAtcgaaaaagagaataaaaatagaataaaattaaaaatatattacaatagaattaaacaaaatttatattattttcattgcaATCTTTCAAAAAAGTAAATCAAAcgattttctttttattctttttttacttttctttcaacttaaatgaaaagaaatttttatcTAGAAAAGACTTttttaatcaaaaaaataaaatttattttgattggTCGGACTGGTTTAACGGTGAACTGACAGTATTAACAGTCTGATCAGACATATAAAACTGACAAAGTGACAATATAAAAATCTGGCAAAAAATAGTTGAACCGAAAAAAACCGGACGGTCAGACCGAACCGGAACCCGACCGATTTACACAAAAAGGGAAGCTCCTTCGTTTCTTTCTCCCgttctccctttctttctttcagtCAGAGAAATCacacaaacccaaccacaaaaccctaGCACTGTAAGCCTACACCACCGCCACAAGGAGGGGCATACTGCCGCCGTCCGTCTTACTCAAAATTCGCCATCCGTCATCTAGCTTCCCTCGTCCTTCAAGTCTTCAACCCCTGTTCGCTGTCACCGATCGCGGTtgcttcctcgagctcggcgtccgTCGTCTGTCTGCTCAGCCGCGCTTCCGTCGCCGTTTGTTTGCCGTTCACGTTCGCGTCTTCGTTCGCGTTCTTCGCCGTTCGCGTTCGCTCGGCGTTCACCGTTCGCGTTCACTCGTTGTTCACCGTTCGAGTTCGcgttcgtctggaagccacgttgctctgcttcaaactctgcgaccAACCCGCGTGCTCCACTCAGCCGTCGAACTGCTCTCTGTTGTCCccgccgtgagttccctaaacccgcaaccagacaatacactcacacaacagacaacaccaatactcttcttcaaactctgcaacttctgatttctactacaataagtaattatttgatttggtagtggtttggattttttcatAGACCAAATTAAAGTTACAGTAgttttgttctcttctctatcacattgaAATTAAGCTTTGGAATTTCTTATTTCGTTTTAATTttaccgcactcaacatgtttgatgaaatgctttaaccatatttctgattggttttataatttctagcttTTATAATTTCTCTCCGTCAAACTTAGTGGTCTGAACTCTGAAATTTCAAATTATTCAAATatgcaatttttgaaattagggaTTTGTGAATCTGAACTCTGAAGTTAGTGATTGATTTCTGATATGTTACTGATTCtgttctaatatgtgtttttgttACTGATTTTTTTCCTGAAATTAAGTAatggatttgttactgattttgttCTATGGTCTTATGGATGATTATTGGATTTCTAGCCGTTCTGTTGCTGTTTTTAATTTGGATTATGATCTATTGATTTTAGTTATGGATGAAAATATTAATCAAGAAGCAGCTGCTGATAATGCCGGTTTGAGTAATAATTCGTCTGCCAATCCTCCTAATTCAAATGATTCTGCTAATCCTAATCTATCTAGTTCGAATAATAGTCAGTCACAAGGTTCTTCTAATTTatggattttgatgattgataaatctTCATGTTGGTttttaatttatagatatttCTTTTTACTATCTAACTTGAGactgtattttgataagatcatatggatTTGATTGATGACACTTTGTTGTTGAATGCCAATTTTTGTTGTTGAATGCCCTGTTTGTTGCTGAATGATAAtttttgttgctgaatgctgaATGCTGTTGGTAATGGAGTTTTTGCTGCTGAATGTCCTgctgtttttatttctttttgttgctGCTGAATGTTGGTGGCAGAATTTAGATATAGTcatgttgataatttttttatttttcaatgtgcTGTGGCTAGTCTTTAATTTCATATATGGTTATGGATGCTTCTTTGTTTTGTAGTTGCTGGTTTTGCTTTGATTTGTAGTTGCTGGCTCTTAATTATTGCTGGTTTTGCTGGctttgtttgttgctgaatgttGGTGGCAGAATTTAGATATAGTcatgttgataatttttttatttttcattgtgctgtggctggtttttaattgttttaattaataaaacttttattaatttcagTTATGGATAATGGTATTAATCCAATAGAGATTaataaaacttttattaatttcGTATGATGCTGTTAATCCTAATCCACCGAAGCAAATTTGCAACAAGTTCTTGCGGATTTTGATAATTGATAAATCATGATGTTgggatttaatatttagatatgtttttttattatttaatttttgagtttatattttgataatatcaTATGGATTAGGTTaatgatattttatgtagtgttttaaatttcgaagatattttaaaatttatattaaactataattatattttaggatgtttatttataatttatttattattttattctaaaacggtaTTTTCGGTTGAACTACCTGTTggaccagtgaaccagtgactaaaacggttcgatgaccggtccggttctcagaaCCAGTCTCTCAAGCATAGAGAACGCTGCAAACTATGATGCAAATCAAAAGTAAGTTCTCTCCTTTTTTCTTCTCCGTACGATGCAATCGATCTCTCTATTGTTCTCCATAATAACGACTTCATTGACTCGTGGTTTCAGAGAAGCGCCTCATCTTGCTGCGTTGTTGAAAGAAATGAAGGAAGGACTCGACACCGTGAATCGCAAAATCCAATCCTTAACTGCCAAGGTTCCATTCATATGGAATATTCACTCCATTAATTTTGCTCAAAAATATATACTGAATTTTATTTCATAGCACTTAGTTTACTATCCAAAGTAACTTGCTATCAAAGACACACAACACATGATACACGTCATTAGTAGTCAATATTGATAGTTTTGACTTATATAAATGCTTGACTTTTGTATAAATCTTGAAAATATAAACACATATATCCGGTGTTTCAGTGTTTGTGTGTTGTTATTGTATAATTTCAGTATGTCCGCGTATCCAAGTCGGTGTTGTTACCGGTGTTTCATGGGTAATTTGATGATACTATACTTTGTTGGTAGCGAGTACTCTTTAATAGCATTTAGTAGATATGTTAATGGGAAAAACAAGTAATTTGATGTACAACTTTAATTCTTCTGTTTTCACCATGTTTGGATATGTATCAGGTGAAAGAGGATCAATATCCTACAGCAGATGGGTTCAGTTATCTTGAAGCTAAAAATTTGCTGCTTTTGAACTATTGCCAATCCCTTGTTTACTACTTGTTGCGCAAGGCGAAGGGGTTTTCATTAGAAGAACATCCAGTTGTTAGAAGCATTGTAGAGATAAGATTATTTTTAGAAAAGGTCTGGTTTTATATTATCTCTTTCTCCTTTGTATATTTAATATTGTAATGCTTGCATTTTAGGAGTTTGACATCTTTGTTTCTGTTGCAGATTCGGCCAATTGACAAAAAACAACAATACCAAATTCAGAAACTCATGAAAGTTGGTGAAAATGCCACTAGAAGTGAGATTCCAAGTGAGAAGGAGGGGGTTGCGTCTGATAAGGCTGAGGATGTGTCAAAGTATCGCCCGAATCCTGACATGCTTGTTAGCAAATCGGATTTAGCAGCTCAGGTGAGCGGGTAAAATTGTTGATTTGATATGCTGAAGGATGACAATATGATGCCAACTTCTTCCATTTTTTTCCCTAATAACTTGATTCTTGAATGCAGGATGGTGATGATGTATATCGTCCTCCGAGATTTGCCCCTGCTTCCATGGAGCTAGAGAGAACTTCAAAGCAAGAAAGGAATGCCTTGAGAAGggaaaaagagattttgaaacaAGCTAAGCAAAGTCATTTTATCAGGGAATTGATGGATGATATGGATGAAAGACCTGAGGAGGTGATCCCATGTTGTGATGGTTTTCCCTTGTTATTGATCGTAATGAATTAATGAGTTACATAGTGATTTTTTCTTTGCGGGCTGCTTACTTTCACAGGTAAGAGAATTTGAGGGAAATAGTAAAGAAGTTGATAGATATATTGCCAAGATGGATGAGCGTGC
This region of Arachis hypogaea cultivar Tifrunner chromosome 8, arahy.Tifrunner.gnm2.J5K5, whole genome shotgun sequence genomic DNA includes:
- the LOC112706263 gene encoding uncharacterized protein isoform X1 gives rise to the protein MTGPVLRTSLSSIENAANYDANQKEAPHLAALLKEMKEGLDTVNRKIQSLTAKVKEDQYPTADGFSYLEAKNLLLLNYCQSLVYYLLRKAKGFSLEEHPVVRSIVEIRLFLEKIRPIDKKQQYQIQKLMKVGENATRSEIPSEKEGVASDKAEDVSKYRPNPDMLVSKSDLAAQDGDDVYRPPRFAPASMELERTSKQERNALRREKEILKQAKQSHFIRELMDDMDERPEEVREFEGNSKEVDRYIAKMDERAQQEEELFTRVPLTRQERKREKYLKKSRNGMQGLTESFFDEIKSLPFENKGGEDIMGSSKGGSRNGKLKKRKLNSGGCSSSMQFHHSPSYI
- the LOC112706263 gene encoding uncharacterized protein isoform X2 codes for the protein MTGPVLRTSLSSIENAANYDANQKEAPHLAALLKEMKEGLDTVNRKIQSLTAKVKEDQYPTADGFSYLEAKNLLLLNYCQSLVYYLLRKAKGFSLEEHPVVRSIVEIRLFLEKIRPIDKKQQYQIQKLMKVGENATRSEIPSEKEGVASDKAEDVSKYRPNPDMLVSKSDLAAQDGDDVYRPPRFAPASMELERTSKQERNALRREKEILKQAKQSHFIRELMDDMDERPEEVREFEGNSKEVDRYIAKMDERAQQEEELFTRVPLTRQERKREKYLKKSRNGMQGLTESFFDEIKSLPFENKGGEDIMGSSKGGSRNGKLKKRKRRH